Proteins found in one Candidatus Poribacteria bacterium genomic segment:
- a CDS encoding glycosyltransferase: MAKDGAESQLLKTLDRLPPEQYEASVVLSRTEGERVRELAALPCVREVATLAGESRRVRLLEKAFALGGIINAFEPDIVHSWLWYSNFLCGLSRKFGLWRQIPFIASQRGDYHARYRKFRLWLTEKLIYNAADVLLTNAAQIQRHLHQRYPDKKIFSIPNLLELPTETWTQPRAGRSNEKLIVCVGRFAPEKGHRYLVEALNVLNREEVAWRCTFLGEGELEAELQARTAEYGLSEWVTFPGFCEDVFSLLLTAEVFVLPSLHESSPNALIEAMGIGMPCIASDVGGIVDLIEDGKNGIRVPSQDPIALAAALHRVLTDPDFASELGRNARLSIQQKFDSAASIRKLEEIYVGVLS, encoded by the coding sequence ATGGCAAAGGATGGTGCCGAATCCCAGCTGCTCAAAACGTTGGATCGGTTGCCACCGGAGCAGTATGAAGCGTCAGTTGTGTTGAGTCGTACCGAAGGCGAACGCGTCAGGGAACTTGCAGCACTGCCCTGTGTGCGGGAAGTCGCAACGCTTGCAGGTGAAAGTAGACGCGTGCGGTTGCTCGAGAAGGCGTTTGCACTCGGTGGCATTATCAACGCTTTTGAACCCGACATCGTGCATAGCTGGTTGTGGTATTCTAATTTCCTCTGCGGACTCTCCCGTAAATTCGGACTGTGGCGACAGATTCCGTTTATCGCTTCACAACGCGGCGACTACCATGCGAGATACAGGAAATTTCGGCTCTGGCTCACAGAAAAACTCATCTACAACGCCGCCGATGTCCTTCTGACGAACGCAGCACAGATCCAACGGCATCTCCACCAGCGGTATCCAGACAAAAAAATTTTTAGCATCCCTAATCTATTGGAGTTACCCACCGAGACGTGGACACAACCACGCGCCGGGCGTTCCAATGAGAAGTTAATCGTATGCGTCGGACGGTTCGCACCCGAAAAAGGGCATCGGTACCTGGTTGAGGCGTTGAACGTATTGAACCGCGAAGAGGTCGCATGGCGATGCACATTTCTCGGTGAGGGTGAGCTGGAGGCAGAACTCCAAGCACGCACAGCGGAATACGGGCTATCGGAGTGGGTAACGTTCCCGGGGTTTTGTGAGGATGTTTTTTCTCTGCTCCTGACAGCGGAAGTTTTTGTGCTTCCGTCGCTACACGAAAGTTCACCGAACGCCTTAATCGAAGCCATGGGGATCGGGATGCCGTGTATTGCCTCGGATGTGGGGGGCATCGTGGATCTGATAGAAGATGGGAAGAACGGTATCCGAGTTCCATCACAGGATCCGATAGCTTTAGCAGCGGCACTACATCGGGTGCTGACAGACCCTGACTTTGCAAGCGAATTAGGGAGGAATGCCCGCCTGTCTATCCAGCAGAAGTTTGACAGTGCAGCGTCTATTCGGAAATTGGAAGAAATTTAT